One genomic window of Manihot esculenta cultivar AM560-2 chromosome 16, M.esculenta_v8, whole genome shotgun sequence includes the following:
- the LOC110603615 gene encoding gibberellin 3-beta-dioxygenase 3 → MSSISESRNNPILLNHIIPLDFNNVLDLPDSHAWTLFSDDSLTHHSIPLIDLAHPHSLSLIRQACETWGMFQVTNHCIPVTLFHQIESQTQRLFALPANRKLLTLRSPDGFTGYGLARISSFFPKQMWYEGFTIMGSPEQHACQLWPNDHTIFCDVMEEYQQEMKKLSHRLSGLMFKSLGLNPEDISWFRTINHPQHHQAVLQLNSYPVCPDPSRAMGLPSHTDSSFITVLHQSNVTGLQVLGDGGIGWVPVHPVEGALVVNVGDLMHIISNGRFKSAQHRALVNNTRHRTSIAYFFGPPRDVKISPLMKLIDLDHPKIYQPVTWKEYLDIKATHFDKALELIQYDAFSGME, encoded by the exons ATGAGTTCTATCTCTGAGTCCAGAAACAACCCTATTCTCCTCAACCATATCATCCCTCTAGACTTCAACAATGTCCTCGACCTACCAGACTCCCACGCATGGACTCTCTTCTCCGACGACTCATTAACCCACCACTCCATTCCCCTAATAGACCTCGCACACCCACATTCACTTTCACTTATCAGACAAGCTTGTGAAACATGGGGTATGTTTCAGGTCACAAACCATTGCATTCCCGTCACCCTTTTCCACCAAATTGAATCCCAAACCCAAAGACTGTTTGCATTGCCGGCTAACCGAAAACTCCTGACCCTCCGGTCACCAGATGGGTTTACTGGGTACGGCCTGGCTCGCATCTCCAGCTTTTTTCCCAAGCAAATGTGGTATGAGGGGTTCACCATCATGGGCTCACCGGAGCAGCATGCCTGCCAACTTTGGCCAAATGATCACACCATCTTCTG TGACGTAATGGAAGAGTACCAGCAGGAGATGAAGAAGCTCAGCCACAGGCTCAGTGGGCTAATGTTCAAGTCCTTGGGCTTGAACCCAGAAGACATCAGCTGGTTCAGGACCATAAACCATCCCCAGCACCATCAAGCTGTGCTTCAATTGAACTCATACCCAGTATGCCCTGATCCGAGCCGAGCCATGGGCTTGCCTTCTCATACTGATTCATCTTTTATCACTGTTCTACACCAAAGCAACGTCACTGGCCTCCAAGTCCTTGGGGATGGTGGGATTGGGTGGGTGCCGGTGCATCCAGTCGAAGGTGCACTTGTCGTTAATGTTGGTGACTTGATGCATATTATCTCCAATGGCAGGTTCAAGAGTGCACAACATCGAGCTCTAGTGAATAACACTCGCCACAGAACTTCAATTGCTTATTTCTTTGGCCCGCCGAGGGACGTGAAGATATCACCGTTGATGAAGCTGATCGACCTTGATCATCCGAAAATATATCAGCCGGTGACATGGAAAGAATATCTGGATATCAAGGCTACACATTTCGACAAGGCACTGGAGTTGATTCAATATGATGCATTCAGTGGCATGGAATGA
- the LOC110603698 gene encoding ABC transporter G family member 32, translating into MWNSAENAFTRTPSFREEGEDEEALRWAALERLPTYARVRRGIFKDVIGDHKEIDVSELHAQEQKLVLERLVNSVDDDPELFFERMRKRFDAVDLKFPKIEVRFQNLTVESFVHVGSRALPTIPNFIFNMTEALLRQLRIYQGNRSKLTILDNISGIIRPSRLTLLLGPPSSGKTTMLLALAGRLGCNLQMSGKITYNGYGLNEFVAPRTSAYVSQQDWHVAEMTVRETLELAGRCQGVGFKYDMLVELARREKIAGIKPDEDLDIFIKSLALGGQETGLVVEYIMKILGLDTCADTLVGDEMLKGISGGQKKRLTTGELLVGPARVLFMDEISNGLDSSTTYQIIKYLRHSTCSLDGTTLISLLQPAPETYELFDDVILLCEGQIVYQGPRDNVLDFFSYMGFRCPQRKNVADFLQEVTSKKDQEQYWCANRPYRYMPPGKFVEAFRAYQTGKSLCEELEVPFDKRYNHPAALSISRFGVNRSELFKVSFNWQKLLMKRNSFIYVFKFIQLLIVALITMSVFFRTTMHHNTIYDGGIYVGALYFSMVIILFNGFTEVSMLVAKLPVLYKHRDLHFYPSWAYTIPAWVLSIPTSLMESGLWVAVTYYAIGYDPNITRFFRQLLIYFFLHQMSIALFRVIGSLGRNMIVSNTFGSFAMLVVMALGGYIISREYIPSWWIWGFWVSPLMYAQNAASVNEFLGHSWAKRARNDTNFSLGEALLSARSLFPESYWYWIGVGALVGYTILLNILFTFFLAHLNPWGRQQAVVSKEELQERDKRRKGEDIVIELREYLQHSGSINGKYFKQRGMVLPFQPLSMSFSNINYFVDVPVELKQQGIAEDRLQLLVNVTGAFRPGVLTALVGVSGAGKTTLMDVLAGRKTGGIIEGSICISGYPKKQETFARISGYCEQNDIHSPCLTVFESLLFSAWLRLPPEVDMETQQAFVEEVIELVELTPISGALVGLPGVDGLSTEQRKRLTIAVELVANPSIVFMDEPTSGLDARAAAIVMRTVRNIVNTGRTIVCTIHQPSIDIFESFDELLFMKRGGQLIYAGPLGARSCDLIKYFEAVEGVKKIKSGYNPAAWMLEVTSSSEENRLGVDFAEIYRRSNLFQRNKELVESLSRPSSNAKELNFPTKYSRSFLEQFLACLWKQKLSYWRNPQYTAVRFFYTVVISLMLGTICWKFGSKRENVQELFNAMGSMYAAVLFIGITNASAVQPVVSIERFVSYRERVAGMYSALPFAFAQVVIEFPYVFCQTVIYCGIFYSLASFEWTAIKFLWYIFFMYFTMLYFTLYGMMTTAITPNHNVASIIAAPFYMLWNLFSGFMIPHKRIPIWWRWYYWANPIAWTLYGLLTSQYGDDDQLMKLSDGDRLIPVKQVLKEVLGYRHDFVGVSGVMVVFFCVLFAVIFAFAIKAFNFQRR; encoded by the exons ATGTGGAACTCGGCTGAGAATGCGTTCACGAGAACGCCGTCGTTTCGCgaggaaggagaagatgaggaGGCGCTCCGCTGGGCTGCTCTTGAGCGGTTACCTACGTATGCTCGAGTACGCAGAGGTATTTTCAAAGACGTCATTGGAGATCATAAAGAGATCGATGTCAGTGAGCTTCACGCTCAGGAACAGAAGCTTGTTTTGGAACGTTTAGTGAACTCTGTAGATGATGATCCTGAGCTGTTTTTCGAGCGGATGCGGAAGCGATTCGACGC AGTTGATTTGAAATTTCCAAAGATTGAAGTTCGATTTCAGAATCTTACTGTTGAATCTTTTGTGCACGTTGGAAGTAGGGCACTTCCAACCATTCCGAACTTTATTTTCAATATGACTGAG GCACTTTTAAGGCAATTGCGGATTTATCAAGGAAATAGAAGCAAGCTAACAATTTTAGATAATATTAGTGGGATTATTAGACCTTCAAG ATTAACACTACTGCTGGGTCCTCCAAGCTCTGGAAAGACAACAATGCTCTTGGCTCTTGCTGGACGTCTTGGATGTAATTTGCAG ATGTCAGGGAAAATTACATACAATGGGTATGGTCTAAATGAGTTTGTTGCTCCGAGAACATCAGCTTATGTCAGTCAACAGGATTGGCATGTGGCAGAGATGACTGTGAGAGAAACTCTAGAGTTGGCAGGACGCTGTCAAGGTGTTGGTTTCAAATATG ATATGCTTGTGGAACTtgcaagaagagaaaagattGCTGGGATAAAACCTGATGAAGATCTTGATATATTCATTAAG TCATTAGCTTTGGGGGGACAGGAGACAGGTCTAGTTGTGGAGTACATTATGAAG ATTTTAGGGTTGGACACATGTGCTGACACATTGGTAGGTGATGAAATGCTAAAAGGGATATCGGGTGGCCAGAAGAAGCGGCTAACAACAG GAGAATTACTGGTTGGTCCAGCTAGAGTGCTATTCATGGATGAAATCTCAAATGGGCTTGACAGTTCAACCACTTATCAAATCATAAAGTATCTTAGGCATTCAACTTGTTCCCTTGATGGGACTACTCTCATTTCTTTGCTGCAACCTGCTCCTGAGACTTATGAGCTCTTCGATGATGTTATACTTTTATGTGAGGGGCAGATTGTATACCAGGGTCCCCGTGATAATGTTCTCGATTTCTTTTCCTATATGGGATTTCGATGTCCTCAAAGAAAGAATGTGGCGGACTTCTTGCAAGAA GTTACATCAAAAAAGGACCAAGAACAGTATTGGTGTGCAAACCGCCCTTATCGATATATGCCTCCTGGGAAGTTTGTTGAAGCCTTTCGTGCATATCAAACTGGTAAAAGTTTGTGTGAGGAACTGGAAGTTCCTTTTGATAAACGTTATAATCATCCAGCAGCATTGTCAATTTCTCGCTTTGGTGTGAATCGAAGTGAACTCTTCAAGGTCAGCTTTAACTGGCAGAAGCTACTGATGAAAAGGAATTCTTTTATCTATgttttcaaatttattcag CTTCTTATTGTTGCCTTGATCACAATGAGCGTATTCTTCCGGACAAcaatgcatcacaatacaatCTATGATGGAGGTATATATGTTGGGGCTCTGTACTTTTCCATGGTCATTATTCTTTTCAATGGTTTTACGGAGGTTTCAATGTTGGTGGCAAAGCTTCCCGTCCTTTACAAGCATAGAGATTTGCACTTCTATCCAAGCTGGGCTTACACAATTCCTGCTTGGGTCCTGAGTATACCAACCTCACTCATGGAGTCTGGTCTCTGGGTGGCAGTTACATATTATGCGATTGGATATGATCCTAATATTACAAG ATTTTTTCGGCAGctcttgatatatttttttctgcACCAAATGTCTATAGCTTTGTTCCGTGTCATTGGATCCCTGGGCCGTAATATGATAGTTTCTAACACATTTGGATCTTTTGCTATGTTGGTAGTCATGGCTCTTGGCGGATACATCATATCAAGAG AGTATATCCCTAGCTGGTGGATATGGGGTTTCTGGGTTTCTCCTTTGATGTATGCTCAAAATGCAGCTTCAGTGAATGAATTCCTTGGTCATTCTTGGGCTAAG AGGGCCAGGAACGACACTAACTTTTCATTAGGTGAGGCATTACTGAGTGCAAGGAGTTTGTTTCCAGAGAGCTACTGGTATTGGATTGGAGTTGGTGCTTTGGTTGGATATACAATTTTGCTCAATATCCTATTTACATTCTTTCTAGCTCATCTTAACC CTTGGGGGAGGCAACAAGCTGTTGTCTCcaaggaagagcttcaagagagAGATAAAAGAAGGAAAGGTGAAGATATTGTGATTGAATTAAGGGAGTATTTGCAGCATTCTGGCTCAATAAATG GAAAATACTTCAAGCAGAGAGGCATGGTCCTTCCATTTCAACCACTTTCTATGTCTTTCAGCAATATCAATTACTTTGTGGATGTCCCTGTG GAGTTGAAGCAACAAGGGATAGCAGAAGACAGATTGCAGTTATTGGTTAATGTCACTGGAGCATTTAGACCTGGTGTTCTTACAGCATTGGTTGGAGTCAGTGGTGCAGGCAAAACTACTCTTATGGATGTTTTAGCTGGTAGGAAAACGGGAGGGATCATAGAAGGAAGCATTTGTATATCTGGTTATCCCAAAAAGCAAGAAACTTTTGCAAGAATTTCTGGTTACTGTGAGCAAAATGATATTCATTCTCCTTGCTTGACTGTTTTTGAATCACTTCTTTTCTCTGCTTGGCTCCGTTTACCGCCAGAAGTTGACATGGAGACCCAACAG GCATTTGTTGAGGAGGTGATAGAACTTGTAGAGCTTACTCCTATAAGTGGAGCATTGGTTGGTCTACCTGGAGTAGATGGCCTATCAACTGAACAGAGGAAAAGATTAACAATTGCTGTTGAATTGGTTGCCAACCCATCTATAGTGTTCATGGATGAGCCCACATCAGGATTGGATGCAAGGGCTGCTGCCATTGTGATGAGGACTGTGAGGAATATTGTAAACACTGGGCGGACAATTGTTTGCACAATCCATCAACCCAGCATAGACATATTTGAATCCTTTGATGAG CTTTTGTTTATGAAGCGTGGAGGACAGCTAATTTATGCTGGTCCTCTTGGCGCCAGGTCCTGTGATCTCATCAAGTATTTTGAG GCAGTTGAAGGGGTGAAAAAAATAAAGTCGGGATATAATCCTGCTGCCTGGATGCTAGAGGTTACTTCCTCATCTGAAGAAAATCGTCTTGGTGTGGATTTTGCCGAAATTTATCGAAGATCTAATCTTTTCCA ACGAAATAAAGAATTGGTTGAAAGTCTAAGCAGGCCAAGTAGTAATGCAAAAGAATTGAACTTTCCAACGAAGTATTCTCGGTCATTTTTGGAGCAGTTTTTAGCATGTCTTTGGAAGCAAAAACTATCTTACTGGCGAAACCCACAATACACTGCAGTTCGCTTCTTCTACACTGTTGTTATCTCATTAATGCTTGGAACAATATGTTGGAAATTTGGATCAAAAAG GGAGAATGTGCAAGAACTATTCAATGCTATGGGATCCATGTATGCTGCAGTTCTGTTCATAGGAATTACCAATGCATCAGCTGTTCAGCCAGTTGTTTCTATTGAAAGATTTGTTtcatatagagagagagttgcagGGATGTACTCAGCTCTACCATTTGCATTTGCTCAG GTTGTTATTGAGTTCCCCTATGTGTTTTGTCAGACAGTTATTTACTGTGGAATTTTCTATTCCCTGGCTTCATTTGAGTGGACTGCTATCAAGTTTCTTTGGTACATATTCTTTATGTATTTTACTATGTTGTACTTCACCTTGTATGGAATGATGACCACTGCCATCACACCAAATCATAACGTGGCTTCAATCATTGCGGCTCCATTTTATATGCTTTGGAACCTTTTCAGCGGCTTCATGATTCCTCACAAG AGAATCCCCATATGGTGGAGATGGTATTACTGGGCAAACCCTATAGCTTGGACACTATATGGGCTCCTGACATCACAGTACGGTGATGATGATCAACTGATGAAACTATCAGATGGGGATCGTTTGATACCTGTAAAGCAAGTCCTGAAGGAAGTTCTTGGGTATAGGCATGATTTCGTGGGTGTATCAGGTGTCATGGTGGTCTTCTTCTGTGTGCTTTTTGCAGTTATTTTTGCCTTCGCAATAAAAGCCTTCAATTTCCAAAGAAGATAA